One Aphidius gifuensis isolate YNYX2018 linkage group LG3, ASM1490517v1, whole genome shotgun sequence DNA window includes the following coding sequences:
- the LOC122851679 gene encoding putative uncharacterized protein DDB_G0282133 isoform X1: MEVKKISEINDQQMSNDVGIITGQCDKSIENIINNNDDNSLENIQNESSTCPNKETPNDVKNKKDIIINTTDNDHQDDTTESIDKLNSVAGAQSPTALAFTIDFSDEKKDKNDTAKYQNLFQRFNARHRRNFSTSQLEVKNSKSSNDLSPNFIQKKKPMSINSEGYFSSEDDTKRKVDRLSKKLQELGLKTNTKGAIKKTDIMTRSLTENKSIIKRRSYCDDDDEEEEQQQQKTSNKIRPEMTYSATMNDLSRIQKLNSSIEDNERSNCVKYSPEKIYTKNIEYININHEYNNDKIIQNVKLTNINYLSDNDDNNIKRKIKKKKHTNTQIMSVSFTSEHVSNSSTSNKNLDVFNVSNIDDNSDDTISETGTYTIHKDYTDEEKARMDIDKEFSVGILTEDEKKNNELYINNKFNMRCTHDNNTWIKEWATQVAVHNLVPKNDVLNDGRTTPSSPTKIPSPIYSNSRRQSKSRYEQSDSSLDADIQQKCGLNNSNNNIIDSGGESDDDTSNSYPTPPLTSQRTSTHSTLVRRGSLTEALFKRVNNNDGRRSMRKYQDEITFDIPKSPSHVLARMKVERCNSLDRKDHYSDTQESNSSRRSSIRNDDNNIIKHTNSPILNRLKLTTSKLTNSPIFDNKKITKNNIKSPSFDCQKKFTNYDNNKSKNIDKSSYILRKSNSTSNYREIINDKNDYYHHHNYQINNSPLLQRNNSIKRSSSNNSIRNTKGLTRCDSFNDKHCEINRKIKNKISGSDSSSETGEIHRHHHQQKHQQQQQQQLHVPPISSGIKLNRAFSIRRGRLNNDSDTTSNTTTPEERRRRGQSEIKSAPTSARQQNYHHHHRERTNSAGASNKDTFKKSDILTKDKQRGPSLSRNESGRYSIRGQKLNNNINSNTQNIQSRINQKINKDNKNCGRSNSTLTSKEVEFQNWKRRKNYNPMLAASEGKKKPQDITKKNIDDTTNDCRDNSVLRSASFHGTRGTLSLAGDDWSDNDNNFNDSNEILQIPPPSSPLDGSDSDLDTSSYLQTTHNVVTAMSARMNVYHHSNEPVDSGGESDDDTSHSLRNNNNKIHNQVSDTESSDDQQAINSKNLTKFNRSFGIRRGREIHDTDIKIPQIKNQHNLSNNNNTRTIARTDSGRFSMRASKTNNNVNNVKGKTKEDKKKLMQQHLKEQEMQNWKRRKSYNPMQAAMMDAKRKTSMAKKNLNESSSVLRSQSFHGPMNLGISEWSDEDISASADEAPIY; the protein is encoded by the exons ATGgaggtgaaaaaaataagtgaaataaatgACCAACAAATGTCCAATGATGTTGGAATTATAACTGGTCAGTGTGATAAGTCAATAgaaaacatcatcaacaacaacgatgataattcattagaaaatatacaaaatgaatCATCAACATGTCCAAATAAAGAAACACcaaatgatgttaaaaataaaaaagatataattatcaatactaCTGATAATGATCATCAAGATGATACAAcagaatcaattgataaattaaattcagttGCTGGTGCACAGAGTCCAACAGCTCTTGCATTTACAATTGATTttagtgatgaaaaaaaagataaaaatgatacagctaaatatcaaaatttatttcaaagatTTAATGCAAGACATAGaagaaatttttcaacttctcAG ctTGAagttaaaaatagtaaatcaagcaatgatttatcaccaaattttatacaaaaaaaaaaaccaatgagCATTAATTCAGAGGGATATTTTAGCAGTGAAGATGATACCAAAAGAAAAGTCGAtcgattatcaaaaaaattgcaaGAATTAG gtttaaaaacaaatacaaaaggtgctataaaaaaaactgacaTAATGACAAGATCATTGACAGAAAACAAGTCAATAATAAAACGTCGTTCTTATtgtgatgatgacgatgaagaagaagaacaacaacagcaaaaaACGTCCAACAAAATACGTCCAGAAATGACATATTCAGCAACAATGAATGATTTAAGtagaatacaaaaattaaattcaagtattgAAGATAATGAACGCTCAAATTGTGTTAAATATTCAccagaaaaaatatacacaaaaaatattgaatatattaatattaatcatgaatataataatgataaaataatacaaaatgttaaattaacaaatataaattatttatctgataatgatgataataatataaaaagaaaaattaaaaaaaaaaaacatacaaataCACAAATAATGAGTGTTAGTTTTACAAGTGAACATGTATCAAATAGTTcaacatcaaataaaaatttagatgtaTTTAATGTTagtaatattgatgataattcagATGATACAATAAGTGAAACTGGTACATATACAATACATAAAGATTATACAGATGAAGAAAAAGCAAGAATGGATATTGATAAAGAATTTAGTGTTGGTATATTAactgaagatgaaaaaaaaaataatgaattatatattaataataaatttaatatgcgTTGTacacatgataataatacatgGATTAAAGAATGGGCAACACAAGTTGCTGTACATAATTTAGTACCAAAAAATGATGTTTTAAATGATGGACGTACAACACCATCAAGTCCAACAAAAATACCATCACcaatatattcaaattcaaGAAGACAAAGTAAATCGCGATATGAACAAAGTGATAGTAGTTTAGATGCTGATATACAACAAAAATGtggattaaataattcaaataataatataattgattcAGGTGGTGAATCTGATGATGATACTAGTAATAGTTATCCAACACCACCATTAACTTCACAACGTACATCAACACATTCAACACTTGTACGACGTGGTAGTTTAACTGAAGCATTATTTAAAcgtgttaataataatgatggtcGTCGTAGTATGAGAAAATATCAAGATGAAATAACATTTGATATACCAAAAAGTCCATCACATGTATTAGCACGTATGAAAGTTGAACGTTGTAATTCATTGGATAGAAAAGATCATTATTCTGATACACAAGAATCAAATTCATCAAGACGTAGTAGTATAcgtaatgatgataataatattataaaacataCAAATAGTCCAATATTAAAtcgtttaaaattaacaacatcaaaattaacaaatagtccaatatttgataataaaaaaataacaaaaaataatattaaatcaccAAGTTTtgattgtcaaaaaaaatttacaaattatgataataataaaagtaaaaatattgataaaagttCTTATATACTTAGAAAATCAAATAGTACATCAAATTAtcgtgaaataataaatgataaaaatgattattatcatcatcataattatcaaataaataatagtccATTGCTTCAacgtaataattcaataaaacgtTCTTCCAGTAATAATAGTATTCGTAATACTAAAGGATTGACTAGATGTGATAGTTTTAATGATAAACATTGTGAAATTAatcgtaaaattaaaaataaaatatctggtTCTGATAGTAGTAGTGAAACTGGTGAAAtacatcgtcatcatcatcagcaaaaacatcaacaacaacaacaacaacagctacATGTACCACCAATATCATCtggtattaaattaaatcgtgCATTTAGCATAAGACGTGGacgtttaaataatgattcagATACAACATCAAATACAACAACACCAGAAGAAAGACGTCGTCGTGGTCAATCAGAAATTAAATCAGCTCCAACATCAGCAAgacaacaaaattatcatcatcatcatcgtgaAAGAACAAATAGTGCTGGTGCTAGTAATAaagatacatttaaaaaatctgatatattaacaaaagacAAACAAAGAGGTCCATCATTATCAAGAAATGAAAGTGGTAGATATAGTATACGTGGacaaaaactaaataataatattaatagcaatacacaaaatatacaatcaagaataaatcaaaaaataaataaagataataaaaattgtggtCGTAGTAATTCAACATTAACATCAAAAGAAGTTGAATTTCAAAATtggaaaagaagaaaaaattataatccaaTGTTAGCAGCAtctgagggaaaaaaaaaaccccaagatataacaaaaaaaaatattgatgatacaaCAAATGATTGTCGTGATAATTCAGTTTTAAGATCAGCTAGTTTCCATGGTACACGTGGTACATTATCACTTGCTGGTGATGATTGgtctgataatgataataattttaatgattcaaaTGAGATATTACAAATACCACCACCATCAAGTCCACTTGATGGTAGTGATAGTGATTTAGATACATCATCATATTTACAAACAACGCACAATGTTGTAACAGCAATGTCTGCTAGAATGAATGTTTATCATCATTCAAATGAACCAGTTGATTCTGGTGGTGAAAGTGATGATGATACAAGTCATAGTttacgaaataataataataaaatacataatcaaGTTAGTGATACAGAAAGTAGTGATGATCAACAAGctattaatagtaaaaatttaacaaaatttaatagatcATTTGGTATACGACGTGGACGTGAAATTCATGATACAGATATTAAAATAccacaaattaaaaatcaacataatttgtcaaataataataatactagaaCAATTGCTAGAACAGATTCAGGGAGATTTAGTATGAGAGCATCAAagacaaataataatgttaacaATGTCAAAGGAAAAACAAAAgaagataagaaaaaattaatgcagCAACATTTAAAAGAACAAGAAATGCAAAATTGGAAAAGACGAAAAA gCTATAATCCAATGCAAGCTGCAATGATGGATGCTAAACGAAAAACCAGtatggctaaaaaaaatttaaacgagTCTTctag tGTTTTAAGATCACAGAGTTTTCATGGACCAATGAATCTTGGAATTAGTGAATGGAGTGATGAAGATATATCAGCATCAGCTGATGAAGCTCCAATCTATTGA
- the LOC122851679 gene encoding putative uncharacterized protein DDB_G0282133 isoform X2, giving the protein MEVKKISEINDQQMSNDVGIITGQCDKSIENIINNNDDNSLENIQNESSTCPNKETPNDVKNKKDIIINTTDNDHQDDTTESIDKLNSVAGAQSPTALAFTIDFSDEKKDKNDTAKYQNLFQRFNARHRRNFSTSQLEVKNSKSSNDLSPNFIQKKKPMSINSEGYFSSEDDTKRKVDRLSKKLQELGLKTNTKGAIKKTDIMTRSLTENKSIIKRRSYCDDDDEEEEQQQQKTSNKIRPEMTYSATMNDLSRIQKLNSSIEDNERSNCVKYSPEKIYTKNIEYININHEYNNDKIIQNVKLTNINYLSDNDDNNIKRKIKKKKHTNTQIMSVSFTSEHVSNSSTSNKNLDVFNVSNIDDNSDDTISETGTYTIHKDYTDEEKARMDIDKEFSVGILTEDEKKNNELYINNKFNMRCTHDNNTWIKEWATQVAVHNLVPKNDVLNDGRTTPSSPTKIPSPIYSNSRRQSKSRYEQSDSSLDADIQQKCGLNNSNNNIIDSGGESDDDTSNSYPTPPLTSQRTSTHSTLVRRGSLTEALFKRVNNNDGRRSMRKYQDEITFDIPKSPSHVLARMKVERCNSLDRKDHYSDTQESNSSRRSSIRNDDNNIIKHTNSPILNRLKLTTSKLTNSPIFDNKKITKNNIKSPSFDCQKKFTNYDNNKSKNIDKSSYILRKSNSTSNYREIINDKNDYYHHHNYQINNSPLLQRNNSIKRSSSNNSIRNTKGLTRCDSFNDKHCEINRKIKNKISGSDSSSETGEIHRHHHQQKHQQQQQQQLHVPPISSGIKLNRAFSIRRGRLNNDSDTTSNTTTPEERRRRGQSEIKSAPTSARQQNYHHHHRERTNSAGASNKDTFKKSDILTKDKQRGPSLSRNESGRYSIRGQKLNNNINSNTQNIQSRINQKINKDNKNCGRSNSTLTSKEVEFQNWKRRKNYNPMLAASEGKKKPQDITKKNIDDTTNDCRDNSVLRSASFHGTRGTLSLAGDDWSDNDNNFNDSNEILQIPPPSSPLDGSDSDLDTSSYLQTTHNVVTAMSARMNVYHHSNEPVDSGGESDDDTSHSLRNNNNKIHNQVSDTESSDDQQAINSKNLTKFNRSFGIRRGREIHDTDIKIPQIKNQHNLSNNNNTRTIARTDSGRFSMRASKTNNNVNNVKGKTKEDKKKLMQQHLKEQEMQNWKRRKSYNPMQAAMMDAKRKTSMAKKNLNESSRIPYDRL; this is encoded by the exons ATGgaggtgaaaaaaataagtgaaataaatgACCAACAAATGTCCAATGATGTTGGAATTATAACTGGTCAGTGTGATAAGTCAATAgaaaacatcatcaacaacaacgatgataattcattagaaaatatacaaaatgaatCATCAACATGTCCAAATAAAGAAACACcaaatgatgttaaaaataaaaaagatataattatcaatactaCTGATAATGATCATCAAGATGATACAAcagaatcaattgataaattaaattcagttGCTGGTGCACAGAGTCCAACAGCTCTTGCATTTACAATTGATTttagtgatgaaaaaaaagataaaaatgatacagctaaatatcaaaatttatttcaaagatTTAATGCAAGACATAGaagaaatttttcaacttctcAG ctTGAagttaaaaatagtaaatcaagcaatgatttatcaccaaattttatacaaaaaaaaaaaccaatgagCATTAATTCAGAGGGATATTTTAGCAGTGAAGATGATACCAAAAGAAAAGTCGAtcgattatcaaaaaaattgcaaGAATTAG gtttaaaaacaaatacaaaaggtgctataaaaaaaactgacaTAATGACAAGATCATTGACAGAAAACAAGTCAATAATAAAACGTCGTTCTTATtgtgatgatgacgatgaagaagaagaacaacaacagcaaaaaACGTCCAACAAAATACGTCCAGAAATGACATATTCAGCAACAATGAATGATTTAAGtagaatacaaaaattaaattcaagtattgAAGATAATGAACGCTCAAATTGTGTTAAATATTCAccagaaaaaatatacacaaaaaatattgaatatattaatattaatcatgaatataataatgataaaataatacaaaatgttaaattaacaaatataaattatttatctgataatgatgataataatataaaaagaaaaattaaaaaaaaaaaacatacaaataCACAAATAATGAGTGTTAGTTTTACAAGTGAACATGTATCAAATAGTTcaacatcaaataaaaatttagatgtaTTTAATGTTagtaatattgatgataattcagATGATACAATAAGTGAAACTGGTACATATACAATACATAAAGATTATACAGATGAAGAAAAAGCAAGAATGGATATTGATAAAGAATTTAGTGTTGGTATATTAactgaagatgaaaaaaaaaataatgaattatatattaataataaatttaatatgcgTTGTacacatgataataatacatgGATTAAAGAATGGGCAACACAAGTTGCTGTACATAATTTAGTACCAAAAAATGATGTTTTAAATGATGGACGTACAACACCATCAAGTCCAACAAAAATACCATCACcaatatattcaaattcaaGAAGACAAAGTAAATCGCGATATGAACAAAGTGATAGTAGTTTAGATGCTGATATACAACAAAAATGtggattaaataattcaaataataatataattgattcAGGTGGTGAATCTGATGATGATACTAGTAATAGTTATCCAACACCACCATTAACTTCACAACGTACATCAACACATTCAACACTTGTACGACGTGGTAGTTTAACTGAAGCATTATTTAAAcgtgttaataataatgatggtcGTCGTAGTATGAGAAAATATCAAGATGAAATAACATTTGATATACCAAAAAGTCCATCACATGTATTAGCACGTATGAAAGTTGAACGTTGTAATTCATTGGATAGAAAAGATCATTATTCTGATACACAAGAATCAAATTCATCAAGACGTAGTAGTATAcgtaatgatgataataatattataaaacataCAAATAGTCCAATATTAAAtcgtttaaaattaacaacatcaaaattaacaaatagtccaatatttgataataaaaaaataacaaaaaataatattaaatcaccAAGTTTtgattgtcaaaaaaaatttacaaattatgataataataaaagtaaaaatattgataaaagttCTTATATACTTAGAAAATCAAATAGTACATCAAATTAtcgtgaaataataaatgataaaaatgattattatcatcatcataattatcaaataaataatagtccATTGCTTCAacgtaataattcaataaaacgtTCTTCCAGTAATAATAGTATTCGTAATACTAAAGGATTGACTAGATGTGATAGTTTTAATGATAAACATTGTGAAATTAatcgtaaaattaaaaataaaatatctggtTCTGATAGTAGTAGTGAAACTGGTGAAAtacatcgtcatcatcatcagcaaaaacatcaacaacaacaacaacaacagctacATGTACCACCAATATCATCtggtattaaattaaatcgtgCATTTAGCATAAGACGTGGacgtttaaataatgattcagATACAACATCAAATACAACAACACCAGAAGAAAGACGTCGTCGTGGTCAATCAGAAATTAAATCAGCTCCAACATCAGCAAgacaacaaaattatcatcatcatcatcgtgaAAGAACAAATAGTGCTGGTGCTAGTAATAaagatacatttaaaaaatctgatatattaacaaaagacAAACAAAGAGGTCCATCATTATCAAGAAATGAAAGTGGTAGATATAGTATACGTGGacaaaaactaaataataatattaatagcaatacacaaaatatacaatcaagaataaatcaaaaaataaataaagataataaaaattgtggtCGTAGTAATTCAACATTAACATCAAAAGAAGTTGAATTTCAAAATtggaaaagaagaaaaaattataatccaaTGTTAGCAGCAtctgagggaaaaaaaaaaccccaagatataacaaaaaaaaatattgatgatacaaCAAATGATTGTCGTGATAATTCAGTTTTAAGATCAGCTAGTTTCCATGGTACACGTGGTACATTATCACTTGCTGGTGATGATTGgtctgataatgataataattttaatgattcaaaTGAGATATTACAAATACCACCACCATCAAGTCCACTTGATGGTAGTGATAGTGATTTAGATACATCATCATATTTACAAACAACGCACAATGTTGTAACAGCAATGTCTGCTAGAATGAATGTTTATCATCATTCAAATGAACCAGTTGATTCTGGTGGTGAAAGTGATGATGATACAAGTCATAGTttacgaaataataataataaaatacataatcaaGTTAGTGATACAGAAAGTAGTGATGATCAACAAGctattaatagtaaaaatttaacaaaatttaatagatcATTTGGTATACGACGTGGACGTGAAATTCATGATACAGATATTAAAATAccacaaattaaaaatcaacataatttgtcaaataataataatactagaaCAATTGCTAGAACAGATTCAGGGAGATTTAGTATGAGAGCATCAAagacaaataataatgttaacaATGTCAAAGGAAAAACAAAAgaagataagaaaaaattaatgcagCAACATTTAAAAGAACAAGAAATGCAAAATTGGAAAAGACGAAAAA gCTATAATCCAATGCAAGCTGCAATGATGGATGCTAAACGAAAAACCAGtatggctaaaaaaaatttaaacgagTCTTctag GATACCTTACGATCGATTATAg
- the LOC122851692 gene encoding transcription factor mef2A-like, with protein MMCYIDHHSINLGIMWKSIFILTLYISCSKSQLNYEGNPLTENTEYTAEETHYKTRHDSKRSKNFDEKSQFMQPYSIEQNKFKTIDSEEFISPGMTLPTSIVENLDKSIDILSLEQQSSSSNDFNTIDNKNDNKLYYTTNTNNINNETQLNNNKQIPLPAKIALNDFLNSKTPEESQWALDNFIKNQQATNEIQTTTTINPNYYLKNSQDYQDFTEQDNSQINNNNMNFNYDNINNNQMINSLENYQNIQHTTSAIPTRDSFNSPVYQSSRLIPWQKLPFQNRNDYIPISRRRLPQQQYRQMQPRVPSRYRAQSRIGPNIIHKPPHLSLPPPSSSFNNYHHHHPHHHKPVEIIYTKPPNLNHHHHGSIGSPPVSYDTPHDYYPNDVHYSQLWSQSYDPHYYDYIAKTGKIKPWLYGKLGHDDHENSGFWSELFVNFKKHGMKNMMNPMFLMGLSIPMLTLMLSALIQKRSFARSHSDYHISEDKINEMVEKVSRAIECYKKNNTRC; from the coding sequence AATAATGTggaaaagtatatttatattgactttatatatatcatgTTCAAAAAGTCAACTAAACTATGAGGGTAATCCTCTCACTGAGAATACAGAATACACTGCTGAAGAAACTCATTATAAAACAAGACATGATAGTAAAAGATCAAAAAACTTTGAtgaaaaaagtcaatttatgCAACCATACAGTATTgaacaaaacaaatttaaaactattgaCAGTGAAGAATTTATTTCTCCTGGTATGACATTACCAACATCAATTGtagaaaatttagataaatcaATTGACATTTTATCATTGGAACAacagtcatcatcatcaaatgattttaatacaattgacaataaaaatgataataaattatattatacaacaaatacaaataacataaataatgaaacacaattaaacaacaacaaacaaatacCATTACCAGCTAAAATTgcattaaatgattttttaaattcaaaaacacCTGAAGAATCACAATGGGCactagataattttattaaaaatcaacaagcaACTAATGAAattcaaacaacaacaacaataaatccaaattattatctaaaaaattcacAAGATTATCAAGATTTTACTGAACAAGATAAttcacaaattaataataataatatgaattttaattatgataatataaataataatcagatgataaattcattagaaaattatcaaaatattcaacatacAACATCAGCAATTCCAACAAGAGATAGTTTTAATTCTCCAGTATATCAAAGTTCAAGATTAATACCATGGCAAAAATTACCATTTCAAAATAGAAATGATTATATTCCAATTTCAAGAAGACGTTTACCTCAACAACAATATCGACAAATGCAACCACGTGTACCATCTCGTTATCGTGCACAATCACGTATTGGACCAAATATTATTCACAAGCCACCACATCTATCTTTACCACCACCATcttcatcatttaataattatcatcatcatcatcctcatcatcataaaccagttgaaataatatacacaaaaccaccaaatttaaatcatcatcatcatggaTCAATTGGAAGCCCTCCAGTTTCTTATGATACTCCTCATGATTATTATCCAAATGATGTACATTATTCACAACTTTGGTCACAATCTTATGATCctcattattatgattatattgCTAAAACTGGTAAAATAAAACCATGGTTATATGGTAAATTAGGACATGATGATCATGAAAATAGTGGCTTTTGGAGTGagctgtttgttaattttaaaaaacatggaatgaaaaatatgatgaatcCAATGTTTTTAATGGGTTTATCAATACCAATGTTGACACTTATGTTATCAGCATTAATACAAAAACGTTCATTTGCAAGATCACATTCAGATTATCATATTAgtgaagataaaattaatgaaatggTGGAAAAAGTTAGTCGTGCTATTGagtgctataaaaaaaataatacaaggtGTTGA
- the LOC122851702 gene encoding haloacid dehalogenase-like hydrolase domain-containing 5: MAIMKILLRPEIRRLTGVRSLSQNCTKPKFGLIFDIDGVIVRGKSVLPPVPNAFKRLLDDNGKFRIPTVFVTNSGNALRSEKAKDLSEWIGYEITEDQVVMAHSPLTMFKQFHKKRVLISGQGKVREIAKELGFHNTVTMDELIKNFPSLDYVNKDRRDPTCGPIDKNFSNIEGIVMFSEPVTWEQPLQLMVDLLMTNGMPTNLPSIIPYPHIPILACNMDLLWVSEAPIPRYGHGAYLACLEALYRKVTGNDLIYTALIGKPSEITYYHANHMIMKHAKTIGIDHNIDTIYAVGDNINTDIFGANLYDKYLARYSKGKETKSRGMESILGNDLQSPNVKACISILVETGVHRRDSEFISEHCPRDFLPLEEALCRPAFVVKDVARAIDLALKEENIE, from the exons atggcTATTATGAAGATACTCCTACGACCAGAAATTAGAAGATTAACTGGAGTTAGA AGTCTAAGTCAAAATTGTACAAAGCCAAAATTtggtttaatatttgatattgatgGTGTTATTGTACGTGGTAAAAGTGTATTACCACCAGTACCAAATGCCTTTAAACGTTTACTTGATGACAATGGAAAATTTCGTATACCAACTGTTTTTGTAACAAACAGTGGTAATGCATTGCGTTCTGAAAAAGCCAAAG aTTTATCTGAATGGATTGGATATGAAATAACAGAGGATCAAGTTGTAATGGCACATTCACCATTAacaatgtttaaacaatttcataaaaaacgTGTACTTATATCTGGTCAAGGTAAAGTACGTGAAATAGCCAAAGAATTAGGTTTTCATAATACAGTTACAATGGatgagttgataaaaaattttccaagtttAGACTATGTTAATAAAGATCGTAGAGATCCAACATGTGgaccaattgataaaaatttttctaatattgaAGGTATTGTTATGTTTAGTGAACCAGTAACATGGGAACAACCATTACAATTAATggttgatttattaatgacAAATGGTATGCCAACAAATTTACCATCAATAATACCATATCCACATATACCAATACTTGCATGTAATATGGACTTGTTATGGGTATCTGAAGCACCAATACCACGTTATGGACATGGTGCATATCTTGCATGTCTTGAAGCATTGTATAGAAAAGTTACTggtaatgatttaatttatacagCATTAATTGGTAAACCAAGTGAAATAACATATTATCATGCTAATCATATGATTATGAAACATGCTAAAACAATTGGTATTGATCATAATATTGATACAATTTATGCTGTtggtgataatattaatacagaTATATTTGGTGctaatttatatgataaatatctTGCTAGATATTCAAAAGGAAAAGAAACAAAATCACGTGGTATGGAATCAATTTTAGGAAATGATCTTCAATCACCAAATGTTAAAGCTTGTATTAGTATTCTTGTTGAAACTGGTGTTCATAGACGTGACTCGGAATTTATATCAGAACATTGTCCACGTGATTTTCTTCCACTTGAAGAGGCATTGTGTCGACCAGCTTTTGTTGTTAAAGATGTTGCTCGAGCTATTGATCTTGCTcttaaagaagaaaatattgagtaa